Proteins encoded together in one Benincasa hispida cultivar B227 chromosome 1, ASM972705v1, whole genome shotgun sequence window:
- the LOC120086935 gene encoding PRA1 family protein F2 translates to MTNYGTIPTSSAAAANLEYISRAKQRFKDGLGHRRPWRLIADYRSFTLPSNLHDTLSRIKINLAYFRMNYAIVVLVILFLALLWHPISLLVLFLMLSLWLFLYFLRDQPLILAGRILEDWIILLILSILTIGFLFLTNATLNILIALLVGAAVVLAHAAVRKTDNLYLDEEATGLIAPGS, encoded by the coding sequence ATGACCAATTACGGCACCATTCCGACCTCCTCCGCCGCCGCCGCTAACCTCGAGTACATCTCTCGCGCCAAACAGCGTTTCAAAGACGGCCTAGGTCACCGCCGTCCATGGCGTCTAATCGCCGATTACCGCTCCTTCACTCTCCCTTCCAACCTCCACGACACTCTCTCTCGCATCAAAATCAATCTCGCTTACTTCCGTATGAACTACGCCATCGTCGTTCTCGTGATCCTCTTCCTCGCTCTCCTCTGGCATCCGATTTCACTCCTCGTCCTCTTCCTCATGTTATCCCTCTGGCTCTTCCTCTACTTCCTCCGCGATCAGCCTCTCATTCTCGCCGGCCGCATCCTCGAAGATTGGATCATTCTCCTCATCCTCTCAATTCTCACCATCGGATTCTTGTTCTTGACTAACGCTACACTCAACATTCTCATCGCTCTGCTCGTTGGCGCCGCCGTCGTTTTGGCTCACGCCGCCGTGAGGAAGACCGACAATCTTTACTTGGATGAAGAAGCCACTGGATTGATCGCGCCTGGATCGTAA
- the LOC120080974 gene encoding inactive protein kinase SELMODRAFT_444075-like: MSRDQKRGKQDKGSDDVQKVIVAVKASKEIPKTALVWALTHVVQIGDCITLLVVVPSQSSGRKFWGFPRFAGDCASGHKKAHSGTSSELKCDITDSCSQMILQLHDVYDPNKINVKIKIVSGSPSGAVAAEAKRAQASWVVLDKQLKHEEKCCMEELQCNIVVMKRSQPKVLRLNLVGSPKKEPEVPSPSPSDIDEGSESHQKENSDPLDFIRGPVVTPSSSPELGTPFTATEAGTSSVSSSDPGTSPFFNSEMNGDTKKEELFVIKENKELDAASSDSDIENLSVSSASLRFQPWMTEFLSSHLQSSQHISGRSQRCDDRNQGSTRKSFLPKSSTLDRESSIGMSSHRSDNDFHGDVRDAVSLSRNTPPGPPPLCSICQHKAPVFGKPPRWFSYAELELATGGFSQANFLAEGGYGSVHRGVLPDGQVVAVKQHKLASSQGDLEFCSEVEVLSCAQHRNVVMLIGFCIEEKRRLLVYEYICNGSLDSHLYGRQQEPLEWSARQKIAVGAARGLRYLHEECRVGCIVHRDMRPNNILITHDFEPLVGDFGLARWQPDGDTGVETRVIGTFGYLAPEYAQSGQITEKADVYSFGVVLVELITGRKAVDLSRPKGQQCLTEWARPLLDEFLIDELIDPRLGNSFAEHEVYCMLHAASLCIRRDPNARPRMSQVLRILEGDLVMDANYLSTPGYDVGNRSGRMWTEQQQQQQTYSGSLSDETLERFNEKVCVENLRPGYWERDKTRRTSSGSDL, encoded by the exons ATGAGTCGGGATCAGAAGCGGGGAAAGCAGGACAAAGGTTCTGATGATGTCCAGAAGGTGATTGTTGCAGTGAAGGCTTCCAAAGAAATTCCTAAAACTGCACTTGTTTGGGCGTTGACTCATGTTGTTCAAATTGGAGATTGCATAACTCTGCTGGTTGTTGTCCCTTCTCAAAGCTCTG GTAGAAAATTCTGGGGTTTTCCGAGATTTGCTGGGGATTGTGCAAGTGGTCACAAGAAAGCTCATTCTGGGACAAGCTCGGAGCTGAAATGTGATATTACTGACTCCTGTTCTCAGATGATCCTTCAGCTTCATGATGTTTATGATCCAAATAAG AtaaatgtgaaaattaaaattgtttcgGGGTCGCCGAGTGGGGCAGTAGCTGCTGAGGCCAAGAGAGCTCAAGCTAGCTGGGTTGTGTTAGACAA ACAGCTCAAACACGAGGAGAAATGTTGCATGGAAGAGTTACAGTGCAACATTGTTGTAATGAAGCGATCACAACCAAAAGTTCTACGTTTGAACCTGGTTGGGTCTCCAAAGAAGGAACCAGAAGTGCCCTCTCCGTCACCTTCTGATATAGATGAAGGGTCTGAAAGCCATCAAAAAGAAAATAGTGATCCTCTAGATTTCATTCGGGGACCAGTTGTGACCCCCAGTAGCAGTCCAGAGTTGGGCACACCTTTTACCGCTACGGAAGCTGGAACATCATCAGTGTCGAGCTCAGATCCTGGAACTTCACCATTTTTCAACTCTGAAATGAATGGAGACACAAAGAAGGAGGAATTGTTTGTTATAAAGGAAAATAAAGAACTTGATGCTGCTAGTTCAGACTCGGATATTGAGAATTTATCTGTCTCTTCTGCGAGTTTAAGATTCCAACCGTGGATGACAGAGTTTCTAAGTTCTCATCTTCAATCCTCACAACACATAAGTGGAAGGTCACAGAGATGTGATGATAGGAATCAAGGCTCAACAAGAAAATCTTTTCTACCAAAGTCTTCTACACTTGACAGAGAATCAAGTATTGGAATGTCAAGCCATAGAAGTGACAATGATTTTCATGGGGACGTACGAGATGCAGTTTCTTTATCCAGGAACACGCCACCAGGCCCTCCTCCATTATGTTCAATATGCCAACACAAGGCACCAGTTTTTGGAAAACCTCCAAGGTGGTTCAGCTATGCTGAGCTGGAGCTTGCTACTGGTGGATTTTCACAAGCCAACTTTTTGGCTGAAGGTGGATATGGATCTGTTCACAGAGGGGTACTCCCAGATGGACAGGTGGTCGCTGTCAAGCAGCACAAACTAGCTAGTTCTCAGGGAGACCTTGAATTTTGTTCAGAAGTCGAAGTTCTTAGCTGTGCACAGCATCGAAATGTTGTTATGTTGATTGGCTTTTGTATAGAGGAGAAGAGAAGGTTGTTGGTGTATGAATACATCTGCAATGGTTCACTGGATTCTCATTTATATG GACGCCAACAAGAGCCACTAGAATGGTCTGCCCGGCAAAAAATTGCCGTGGGAGCTGCAAGGGGCCTACGATATCTCCATGAAGAATGTAGAGTGGGTTGCATTGTTCACCGGGATATGCGGCCAAACAACATTCTTATCACCCATGATTTTGAACCACTA GTTGGAGATTTTGGCCTTGCAAGATGGCAGCCTGACGGAGATACTGGTGTTGAGACAAGAGTTATTGGAACATTTGG GTATTTGGCTCCAGAGTATGCTCAAAGTGGCCAAATCACAGAAAAGGCCGATGTTTATTCCTTTGGGGTGGTACTGGTGGAGCTAATTACTGGAAGAAAAGCCGTAGACCTTAGTCGGCCAAAAGGTCAACAGTGTCTCACTGAATGG GCACGCCCCCTGTTGGATGAATTTCTCATTGATGAACTGATCGATCCAAGGTTGGGAAATAGCTTTGCAGAGCATGAAGTGTACTGCATGCTGCATGCCGCATCGTTATGCATCCGAAGAGATCCCAACGCAAGGCCTCGTATGTCACAG GTTTTACGGATTCTGGAAGGCGACCTCGTCATGGATGCTAATTACTTATCAACTCCCGGATACGATGTGGGAAACCGGAGTGGTCGAATGTGGACCGAGCAACAGCAGCAGCAGCAAACCTACAGTGGCTCGTTGTCAGATGAGACCCTAGAGAGGTTCAATGAAAAAGTCTGTGTTGAAAATTTAAGACCAGGTTACTGGGAAAGGGACAAGACAAGGAGGACTTCAAGTGGAAGTGATTTGTAA